One region of Drosophila teissieri strain GT53w chromosome 2L, Prin_Dtei_1.1, whole genome shotgun sequence genomic DNA includes:
- the LOC122625952 gene encoding transcription termination factor, mitochondrial — translation MIRSLLRSFETALKLQASSNAAPLNCSRRLLFSQYENRASLSKSPLTTSGTLGSNEADNDYVPYRQDQETGTKARVLLETLRERFRFTDAELQRIMSDELVHRCYRGRSLALTMDTLQLEGVSRRSFVEYPWLLSLDNKRLELKLQLIKSMEFKDINHFVPFLRLTVPRLRKLVGALNSERVTMPQGNRVYYISEKLEVSPDIVSKYLSKRLFILEMPYEMFEKNLQHMIDYNVSPINVLKDLWAFRYTPKSVQLRLERAKRAKKDKIMPWMVRCPEPILQRSLKLSLDELKVLGEFSSVVEYLAHRLGFSASEAKAIMDKHPQVHTVRVTKIKEVLDYLLDEAQFTRFEVAQVPRILCHSLKTTKKRMEELKSHGCRPSSLVILCRSRREYDKFLQHWISQERNPQSVSEG, via the exons ATGATTAGAAGCCTTCTACGCAGCTTCGAGACGGCGCTCAAGCTGCAAGCAAGCTCAAATGCAGCTCCATTGAACTGCAGCAGGCGCCTGCTCTTCTCGCAGTACGAAAACCGCGCCAGTCTGAGCAAATCCCCACTGACCACCAGTGGCACTTTAGGGAGCAACGAGGCGGACAACGATTATGTGCCTTATCGCCAGGACCAGGAGACGGGCACCAAGGCCCGGGTGCTTCTCGAAACTCTGCGGGAACGCTTTCGCTTCACGGACGCTGAGCTGCAGAGGATAATGAGCGACGAGCTGGTGCACCGCTGCTACCGCGGAAGATCGCTGGCTCTGACCATGGACACACTGCAGCTGGAGGGCGTCAGCAGGCGCAGCTTCGTGGAGTATCCTTGGCTGCTGTCCCTGGACAACA AGCGCTTGGAGCTAAAGCTGCAGTTAATCAAGTCAATGGAGTTTAAGGACATCAACCATTTTGTGCCCTTCCTGCGCCTCACTGTCCCACGCCTCCGGAAACTGGTAGGTGCTCTAAACTCCGAGCGGGTCACGATGCCACAGGGAAATCGGGTCTACTATATCAGCGAAAAGCTGGAAGTCAGCCCCGATATTGTGAGCAAATATCTATCGAAGAGACTGTTTATCCTAGAAATGCCGTACGAGATGTTCGAAAAGAACCTGCAGCACATGATCGACTACAATGTGTCGCCGATAAACGTCCTCAAGGATCTCTGGGCCTTCCGCTATACACCAAAGTCGGTTCAGTTGCGTTTGGAGCGCGCCAAGCGGGCGAAGAAGGACAAGATCATGCCGTGGATGGTGCGCTGCCCGGAGCCCATACTGCAGCGCTCCTTGAAGCTTTCACTCGACGAGCTGAAGGTTTTGGGGGAGTTCTCCTCCGTGGTAGAATACTTAGCGCATCGTCTTGGATTCAGCGCTAGTGAAGCGAAGGCAATCATGGACAAGCATCCGCAGGTGCACACCGTGCGAGTGACCAAG ATCAAAGAGGTGCTGGACTACTTACTCGATGAGGCCCAGTTTACAAGGTTTGAGGTCGCTCAAGTTCCTCGAATTCTGTGCCATAGCCTGAAAACCACAAAGAAGCGCATGGAAGAACTAAAATCGCACGGTTGTCGACCCTCCTCCCTCGTAATTCTTTGTCGCAGCCGGAGGGAGTACGACAAGTTTCTGCAGCACTGGATAAGCCAAGAAAGAAATCCGCAAAGTGTATCGGAAGGATGA
- the LOC122626465 gene encoding trypsin alpha, protein MFIEAFLLLLALNSLSAGRVSRPEGRIINGETIGIEQAPWQVSLLLKGRHQCGGSIYSADIIITAAHCFFDKFGGRHSDQKFQVRAGSALKDSNGNLVEIVAIKIHENYGRPFNDIAIVRLSKPLEFTNRVMPIPLAKTNPYPGTTAFISGWGLFLNANDVKLSYPKHLQGLTVYIQRLEYCGLFAPSIVCAGTFRRATCYGDSGGALVVNKELVGVVGGSLDRNCTSSTYYASVPYFREWILTTVASI, encoded by the coding sequence ATGTTCATCGAAGCCTTCCTGTTGCTATTGGCGCTCAATTCCCTGTCAGCAGGACGAGTAAGCCGACCGGAAGGGCGCATTATAAACGGAGAAACCATTGGAATCGAACAGGCACCCTGGCAGGTGTCCTTATTACTTAAAGGACGCCATCAGTGCGGGGGCTCCATTTACAGCGCAGATATCATCATTACTGCGGCCCATTGCTTTTTTGATAAGTTTGGAGGACGACATAGTGATCAGAAATTTCAAGTTCGAGCAGGATCCGCCTTAAAAGACTCCAATGGAAATCTCGTCGAAATAGTCGCCATAAAAATCCATGAAAATTATGGCAGACCTTTTAACGACATCGCCATCGTGCGCTTAAGTAAGCCACTCGAGTTCACAAACAGAGTTATGCCCATTCCTTTGGCCAAGACGAACCCTTATCCTGGAACGACTGCCTTCATCTCTGGCTGGGGACTTTTTCTTAACGCAAACGATGTGAAGCTTTCATATCCCAAACATCTTCAAGGATTAACCGTTTACATTCAAAGGCTTGAGTATTGTGGATTATTTGCTCCATCGATTGTATGTGCAGGAACTTTTAGAAGGGCGACTTGTTATGGAGACTCTGGAGGAGCATTGGTGGTTAACAAAGAACTTGTGGGTGTTGTGGGCGGGAGCTTAGACCGCAATTGCACGTCTAGTACATACTACGCCAGTGTTCCGTATTTCCGTGAATGGATATTAACTACTGTTGCCTCAATTTAG
- the LOC122625209 gene encoding E3 ubiquitin-protein ligase KCMF1, translating to MNRHERIECKGCGKQSFTFRCYRCLSCQDFDLCESCYDNDFTTATHPFDHPVVCVLIPADVELYFGGEYISNYPPQSYRCPYCKRWGFNESTFLEHVSALHPDASPLLVSTMVGLFEQQQAARLFLESEQLASIAVAATSRNELMRRPENSMALYLEPLNRDGSYRRGVDRNGEARTRRCSPDGRDRLQSLVRDRYSRMTRRSAGPATRSGPMTSRPPSAPASRNNSTNNTPMDMNNDLVSMAARSRLNVIQENVDAPAPFGVSGSATSQPQQQQQQQQSVAPSPNAAAAPIVTHPSLIEMMRFYDEAGLQPFAAPSGRAIRTRSANSAPPATNSGNNTRTIHVYGPTSAFTQAPQNPRSLTLAPELFSRDERQRSARMPSFQANPGALQRQGSSTRPQTTRSVEFSELPPEESDLPLILGTSSIENMLRCLNEDPAKAAKQRDQERRRFLCYRFVAPRTSKRPQNHFLLQRAEFVSQVLYSALCDEDIQGVSFPILGNISKLRTLPGNVISGAGDAEKIASPP from the coding sequence ATGAACCGCCACGAGCGCATCGAGTGCAAAGGATGCGGAAAGCAGTCCTTCACCTTCAGGTGCTATCGCTGCCTGAGCTGCCAGGACTTTGATCTGTGCGAGAGCTGCTACGACAATGACTTCACCACCGCCACGCATCCGTTTGACCATCCGGTGGTGTGCGTTCTCATTCCGGCGGATGTGGAACTCTACTTTGGTGGCGAGTACATCAGCAACTATCCGCCGCAGAGCTATCGCTGCCCGTACTGCAAGAGATGGGGCTTCAACGAGTCCACCTTCCTGGAGCATGTGTCGGCGCTGCATCCAGATGCCAGTCCACTGCTGGTCTCCACCATGGTCGGCCTcttcgagcagcagcaggcggcccGGCTCTTCCTGGAGAGTGAGCAGTTGGCCTCCATTGCGGTGGCCGCCACCTCGCGCAACGAACTCATGCGTCGCCCAGAGAACTCCATGGCTCTCTACCTGGAGCCCCTAAATCGGGATGGCAGCTATCGCAGGGGAGTGGATAGGAATGGCGAAGCCCGTACGAGGCGCTGCTCTCCCGACGGCCGTGATCGGCTTCAGTCTCTCGTCAGGGATCGGTACTCCCGTATGACTCGCCGAAGTGCTGGCCCAGCCACCAGAAGTGGTCCGATGACTTCCAGACCGCCGTCGGCGCCTGCTTCTAGAAATAACTCCACCAATAACACGCCAATGGATATGAACAACGACTTGGTCAGCATGGCGGCCAGATCCCGCTTGAATGTGATTCAAGAAAACGTGGATGCTCCTGCTCCATTCGGTGTCAGTGGCAGTGCCACAtcgcaaccacaacaacagcagcagcagcagcagagtgTGGCACCCAGCCCAAATGCCGCCGCTGCACCCATCGTAACACATCCCTCGCTGATCGAGATGATGCGCTTCTATGACGAGGCTGGCTTGCAGCCATTTGCAGCCCCATCCGGTCGAGCCATCCGCACCAGATCCGCGAACTCAGCTCCACCAGCGaccaacagcggcaacaacaccCGGACTATACATGTCTACGGACCCACATCCGCTTTTACCCAGGCGCCGCAAAATCCTCGATCCTTGACCTTGGCTCCAGAACTGTTCTCACGCGACGAGCGGCAACGGTCTGCCAGGATGCCCAGTTTCCAGGCCAATCCCGGAGCACTGCAGCGCCAGGGATCCAGCACGCGGCCCCAGACCACGCGCTCCGTGGAATTCAGCGAGTTGCCGCCGGAGGAGAGCGATCTGCCCCTCATCCTAGGCACTTCCTCGATCGAGAACATGCTGCGTTGCCTCAATGAGGACCCGGCCAAGGCGGCCAAGCAGAGGGATCAGGAGCGCAGGCGTTTCCTCTGCTATCGCTTCGTGGCACCCAGGACATCCAAGCGTCCGCAGAACCATTTCCTATTGCAACGCGCCGAGTTTGTGTCCCAGGTGCTCTACTCCGCCTTGTGCGATGAGGATATCCAGGGCGTTTCCTTTCCGATCTTGGGAAACATCTCAAAACTGAGGACCCTTCCGGGCAACGTCATCTCCGGTGCCGGCGATGCTGAGAAGATCGCGTCTCCTCCGTAA
- the LOC122626190 gene encoding defense protein l(2)34Fc, with the protein MFRLLVLAACLAISVHAYSDGAPKAACRDLTPQHGAQLQVTKPPYSISGPSHVRSDQKLTLTLGGDEFLGFMIQARDGQNRVVGQFQVVDPVHSQTLDCSGKDDTITHLKAQKGQPLTGITFDWIPPAGYKGNVKFMATVVQTGFVYWVGRVTKDIDVE; encoded by the exons ATGTTCCGTCTGCTGGTTCTTGCTGCCTGCCTGGCCATCAGTGTCCACGCCTACTCCGATGGTGCTCCGAAG GCCGCCTGCCGGGACCTGACGCCCCAGCACGGAGCCCAGCTGCAGGTGACCAAGCCCCCGTACAGCATCTCCGGACCCTCCCACGTGCGCTCGGATCAGAAGCTGACCCTTACGCTGGGCGGCGACGAGTTCCTTGGCTTCATGATCCAGGCACGCGATGGCCAGAACCGCGTGGTCGGCCAGTTCCAGGTGGTGGACCCCGTGCACTCGCAGACCCTGGACTGCTCCGGCAAGGACGATACCATCACCCACCTGAAAGCGCAGAAGGGCCAGCCGCTGACCGGCATCACCTTCGATTGGATCCCGCCAGCAGGCTACAAGGGCAACGTGAAGTTCATGGCCACCGTGGTGCAGACCGGATTCGTCTACTGGGTGGGTCGCGTCACGAAGGACATCGATGTGGAGTAG
- the LOC122625197 gene encoding non-lysosomal glucosylceramidase isoform X1, with amino-acid sequence MAEPLGVETKPLSNGNANGNAVGIAESASAVFQEKMKLQLEEPSEITAVPKYGLKLKFDHVWPEKRIQNVRASIRQTLPMVPLVCRYAAYYWKVSREGRRVYMDYYYMENGKQIYGVPIGGIGGGTIGRGYAGEFCRFQMRPGIYEYNVVQANQFIVTIKDPKGCTIFQSLLSKCSTRDKTSDPDADPDGERTKCQLPNCSSRAKQPLSAWHSNIEDSRCSYTGLYPRSWTEYDLSHYGVRLTCRQVSPVIPHEYRESSLPCAVFVWSVENVCDQERKVSITFSFKNGTGNKKQDAEGGAESQLISEGNAKGVSIRQKIAEMPCSYNLACRVLPEISITRCPQFDPAGNGEQLWAQLKEHGQLSEQPTSEALKTKDIGVAVCAQVALKPMASHDLEFVLAWDMPKIQFPRKLQTHTRYYTKYFDASGDSGPKICEYALRQYSTWERLIDAWQRPILNDESLPDWYKCAIFNQLYFISDGGTIWLKCESSLGKELTYDDPRLAYGRFGYLEGHEYRMYNTYDVHFYASPALAHLWPNLQVSLQYDFKDAIAAELSDTRKMLYDGKVMPRKVKNCVPHDLGDPDEEPFTLINCYNIHDVNDWKDLNTKFVLQVYRDYYVLNELAQAQADNASKFSSIEFIDKESLYELYSQDNKRKNSADEKQQNRKSASMYINETNGKVYLMDAIGYLKAMYAPCKAIMERTIEYDRDNDGLIENTKMPDQTYDSWVMDGPSAYCSGLWLAALQAMSAMATILDQPNDCLRYQDILEKGKRSLEEKLWNGSYYRFDLSHSHRDTIMADQLCGHWYLKSCGFDYEIYPKENVRTALKRIYDNNVMGFHEGNIGAANGFIANAGEPTKPGHVDNSSIQAEEVWPGVVYALAATMIQEGMFEEAFQTAGGMYKTLSQRIGMNFETPEALYGEKRYRSIGYMRPLSIWSMQVALERRRAQRD; translated from the exons ATATGCGGCCTACTACTGGAAAGTGTCGCGTGAAGGTCGTCGGGTGTACATGGACTACTACTACATGGAGAACGGCAAGCAGATCTATGGAGTGCCCATCGGAGGCATTGGCGGCGGCACCATTGGAAGGGGCTATGCCGGCGAGTTCTGCCGCTTCCAGATGCGCCCCGGCATCTACGAGTACAACGTGGTGCAGGCCAACCAGTTCATCGTCACCATCAAGGATCCCAAGGGATGCACCATCTTTCAGAGCCTCCTCTCCAAGTGCAG CACCAGGGACAAGACCAGCGATCCGGATGCCGATCCGGATGGGGAAAGAACTAAATGTCAACTGCCCAATTGCAGCAGTCGCGCCAAGCAGCCGCTGAGTGCCTGGCACTCGAACATCGAGGACTCGCGCTGCAGCTACACGGGCCTCTATCCCCGCTCCTGGACGGAGTACGATCTGTCCCACTATGGAGTGCGCTTGACCTGTCGCCAGGTATCGCCGGTGATCCCTCACGAGTACCGGGAGTCCAGCCTGCCCTGCGCCGTTTTCGTATGGAGCGTGGAGAACGTCTGCGACCAGGAGCGCAAGGTGTCCATCACGTTCAGTTTCAAGAACGGCACAGGCAACAAGAAGCAGGATGCGGAGGGCGGAGCAGAGTCGCAGCTAATCAGCGAGGGCAATGCTAAGGGAGTCTCCATCCGGCAGAAGATCGCTGAGATGCCCTGCAGCTATAACCTGGCATGCAGAGTCCTTCCCGAGATCAGCATCACGCGGTGCCCCCAGTTCGATCCCGCCGGCAACGGGGAGCAGCTGTGGGCCCAACTCAAGGAGCACGGCCAGCTTAGCGAGCAGCCCACCTCAGAGGCACTTAAAA CCAAAGACATAGGCGTCGCCGTCTGTGCCCAGGTGGCTCTGAAGCCAATGGCGTCCCACGATCTGGAGTTCGTGCTGGCCTGGGACATGCCAAAGATTCAGTTCCCCAGGAAGCTGCAGACCCACACGCGCTACTACACCAAGTACTTCGATGCCAGCGGAGATTCGGGTCCCAAGATCTGCGAGTATGCACTAAGGCAGTATTCCACCTGGGAGCGGCTGATCGATGCCTGGCAAAGGCCCATTCTCAATGATGA GAGCCTTCCCGACTGGTACAAGTGCGCCATATTCAATCAACTTTACTTCATCTCGGATGGCGGCACCATCTGGTTGAAGTGCGAATCTTCGCTGGGCAAGGAACTGACATATGATGATCCGCGGCTGGCCTATGGCCGTTTCGGTTACCTAGAAGGCCACGAGTACCGCATGTACAACACCTACGATGTCCACTTCTATGCGTCGCCGGCTCTGGCTCACCTGTGGCCCAACCTTCAGGTCAGTCTGCAGTACGACTTCAAGGATGCTATAGCCGCAGAGCTAAGCGATACCCGTAAAATGCTTTACGATGGCAAGGTGATGCCGCGCAAGGTCAAGAATTGTGTGCCCCACGATCTCGGGGATCCCGATGAGG AGCCCTTCACCCTGATCAACTGCTACAACATTCACGATGTGAATGATTGGAAGGATCTCAATACGAAGTTTGTGCTGCAGGTCTACCGGGACTACTATGTCCTCAATGAACTGGCCCAGGCCCAGGCGGATAATGCCAGCAAGTTCAGCTCCATCGAGTTCATTGATAAGGAGAGCCTGTATGAGCTGTACAGCCAGGACAACAAGCGCAAGAATTCTGCCGATGAAAAGCAAC AAAACCGCAAATCTGCATCGATGTACATCAACGAAACGAATGGAAAGGTGTATCTTATGGACGCCATTGGCTATTTGAAGGCCATGTACGCACCGTGCAAGGCCATCATGGAGCGGACCATTGAGTACGATAGAGACAACGACGGTCTGATCGAGAACACGAAGATGCCAGACCAGACCTACGACTCCTGGGTAATGGACGGGCCAAGTGCCTACTGCTCCGGCCTCTGGCTGGCTGCTCTGCAAGCCATGTCCGCCATGGCTACGATTCTGGACCAGCCGAACGATTGCCTGCGCTATCAGGATATTCTGGAGAAGGGCAAGCGATCGCTGGAGGAGAAGCTCTGGAACGGCAGCTACTATCGCTTTGATCTATCGCACAGTCACCGGGATACGATCATGGCCGATCAGCTGTGCGGTCATTGGTATCTGAAGTCCTGCGGCTTCGACTACGAGATCTACCCGAAGGAAAATGTGCGCACTGCCCTCAAGCGGATCTACGACAACAATGTGATGGGCTTTCATGAGGGAAATATCGGAGCGGCCAATGGCTTCATAGCCAACGCCGGCGAACCCACCAAGCCGGGTCACGtggacaacagcagcatccaGGCAGAGGAGGTGTGGCCGGGGGTTGTGTACGCTCTGGCTGCCACCATGATACAGGAGGGCATGTTCGAGGAAGCCTTCCAGACCGCCGGCGGAATGTACAAGACCCTGTCGCAGCGCATCGGCATGAACTTCGAGACCCCGGAAGCGTTGTACGGGGAAAAGCGCTATCGCTCCATTGGCTATATGCGCCCCTTAAGTATTTGGTCCATGCAGGTGGCATTGGAGCGACGGCGAGCCCAACGCGACTAA
- the LOC122625197 gene encoding non-lysosomal glucosylceramidase isoform X2 encodes MAEPLGVETKPLSNGNANGNAVGIAESASAVFQEKMKLQLEEPSEITAVPKYGLKLKFDHVWPEKRIQNVRASIRQTLPMVPLVCRYAAYYWKVSREGRRVYMDYYYMENGKQIYGVPIGGIGGGTIGRGYAGEFCRFQMRPGIYEYNVVQANQFIVTIKDPKGCTIFQSLLSKCSSRAKQPLSAWHSNIEDSRCSYTGLYPRSWTEYDLSHYGVRLTCRQVSPVIPHEYRESSLPCAVFVWSVENVCDQERKVSITFSFKNGTGNKKQDAEGGAESQLISEGNAKGVSIRQKIAEMPCSYNLACRVLPEISITRCPQFDPAGNGEQLWAQLKEHGQLSEQPTSEALKTKDIGVAVCAQVALKPMASHDLEFVLAWDMPKIQFPRKLQTHTRYYTKYFDASGDSGPKICEYALRQYSTWERLIDAWQRPILNDESLPDWYKCAIFNQLYFISDGGTIWLKCESSLGKELTYDDPRLAYGRFGYLEGHEYRMYNTYDVHFYASPALAHLWPNLQVSLQYDFKDAIAAELSDTRKMLYDGKVMPRKVKNCVPHDLGDPDEEPFTLINCYNIHDVNDWKDLNTKFVLQVYRDYYVLNELAQAQADNASKFSSIEFIDKESLYELYSQDNKRKNSADEKQQNRKSASMYINETNGKVYLMDAIGYLKAMYAPCKAIMERTIEYDRDNDGLIENTKMPDQTYDSWVMDGPSAYCSGLWLAALQAMSAMATILDQPNDCLRYQDILEKGKRSLEEKLWNGSYYRFDLSHSHRDTIMADQLCGHWYLKSCGFDYEIYPKENVRTALKRIYDNNVMGFHEGNIGAANGFIANAGEPTKPGHVDNSSIQAEEVWPGVVYALAATMIQEGMFEEAFQTAGGMYKTLSQRIGMNFETPEALYGEKRYRSIGYMRPLSIWSMQVALERRRAQRD; translated from the exons ATATGCGGCCTACTACTGGAAAGTGTCGCGTGAAGGTCGTCGGGTGTACATGGACTACTACTACATGGAGAACGGCAAGCAGATCTATGGAGTGCCCATCGGAGGCATTGGCGGCGGCACCATTGGAAGGGGCTATGCCGGCGAGTTCTGCCGCTTCCAGATGCGCCCCGGCATCTACGAGTACAACGTGGTGCAGGCCAACCAGTTCATCGTCACCATCAAGGATCCCAAGGGATGCACCATCTTTCAGAGCCTCCTCTCCAAGTGCAG CAGTCGCGCCAAGCAGCCGCTGAGTGCCTGGCACTCGAACATCGAGGACTCGCGCTGCAGCTACACGGGCCTCTATCCCCGCTCCTGGACGGAGTACGATCTGTCCCACTATGGAGTGCGCTTGACCTGTCGCCAGGTATCGCCGGTGATCCCTCACGAGTACCGGGAGTCCAGCCTGCCCTGCGCCGTTTTCGTATGGAGCGTGGAGAACGTCTGCGACCAGGAGCGCAAGGTGTCCATCACGTTCAGTTTCAAGAACGGCACAGGCAACAAGAAGCAGGATGCGGAGGGCGGAGCAGAGTCGCAGCTAATCAGCGAGGGCAATGCTAAGGGAGTCTCCATCCGGCAGAAGATCGCTGAGATGCCCTGCAGCTATAACCTGGCATGCAGAGTCCTTCCCGAGATCAGCATCACGCGGTGCCCCCAGTTCGATCCCGCCGGCAACGGGGAGCAGCTGTGGGCCCAACTCAAGGAGCACGGCCAGCTTAGCGAGCAGCCCACCTCAGAGGCACTTAAAA CCAAAGACATAGGCGTCGCCGTCTGTGCCCAGGTGGCTCTGAAGCCAATGGCGTCCCACGATCTGGAGTTCGTGCTGGCCTGGGACATGCCAAAGATTCAGTTCCCCAGGAAGCTGCAGACCCACACGCGCTACTACACCAAGTACTTCGATGCCAGCGGAGATTCGGGTCCCAAGATCTGCGAGTATGCACTAAGGCAGTATTCCACCTGGGAGCGGCTGATCGATGCCTGGCAAAGGCCCATTCTCAATGATGA GAGCCTTCCCGACTGGTACAAGTGCGCCATATTCAATCAACTTTACTTCATCTCGGATGGCGGCACCATCTGGTTGAAGTGCGAATCTTCGCTGGGCAAGGAACTGACATATGATGATCCGCGGCTGGCCTATGGCCGTTTCGGTTACCTAGAAGGCCACGAGTACCGCATGTACAACACCTACGATGTCCACTTCTATGCGTCGCCGGCTCTGGCTCACCTGTGGCCCAACCTTCAGGTCAGTCTGCAGTACGACTTCAAGGATGCTATAGCCGCAGAGCTAAGCGATACCCGTAAAATGCTTTACGATGGCAAGGTGATGCCGCGCAAGGTCAAGAATTGTGTGCCCCACGATCTCGGGGATCCCGATGAGG AGCCCTTCACCCTGATCAACTGCTACAACATTCACGATGTGAATGATTGGAAGGATCTCAATACGAAGTTTGTGCTGCAGGTCTACCGGGACTACTATGTCCTCAATGAACTGGCCCAGGCCCAGGCGGATAATGCCAGCAAGTTCAGCTCCATCGAGTTCATTGATAAGGAGAGCCTGTATGAGCTGTACAGCCAGGACAACAAGCGCAAGAATTCTGCCGATGAAAAGCAAC AAAACCGCAAATCTGCATCGATGTACATCAACGAAACGAATGGAAAGGTGTATCTTATGGACGCCATTGGCTATTTGAAGGCCATGTACGCACCGTGCAAGGCCATCATGGAGCGGACCATTGAGTACGATAGAGACAACGACGGTCTGATCGAGAACACGAAGATGCCAGACCAGACCTACGACTCCTGGGTAATGGACGGGCCAAGTGCCTACTGCTCCGGCCTCTGGCTGGCTGCTCTGCAAGCCATGTCCGCCATGGCTACGATTCTGGACCAGCCGAACGATTGCCTGCGCTATCAGGATATTCTGGAGAAGGGCAAGCGATCGCTGGAGGAGAAGCTCTGGAACGGCAGCTACTATCGCTTTGATCTATCGCACAGTCACCGGGATACGATCATGGCCGATCAGCTGTGCGGTCATTGGTATCTGAAGTCCTGCGGCTTCGACTACGAGATCTACCCGAAGGAAAATGTGCGCACTGCCCTCAAGCGGATCTACGACAACAATGTGATGGGCTTTCATGAGGGAAATATCGGAGCGGCCAATGGCTTCATAGCCAACGCCGGCGAACCCACCAAGCCGGGTCACGtggacaacagcagcatccaGGCAGAGGAGGTGTGGCCGGGGGTTGTGTACGCTCTGGCTGCCACCATGATACAGGAGGGCATGTTCGAGGAAGCCTTCCAGACCGCCGGCGGAATGTACAAGACCCTGTCGCAGCGCATCGGCATGAACTTCGAGACCCCGGAAGCGTTGTACGGGGAAAAGCGCTATCGCTCCATTGGCTATATGCGCCCCTTAAGTATTTGGTCCATGCAGGTGGCATTGGAGCGACGGCGAGCCCAACGCGACTAA